The Pseudooceanicola aestuarii genomic sequence GCGCAGGTGAATGAATCGGGGGGTGCTGGTCATCCGTCGATTTTAGGCCCGCCCGCCCCCCGGCGAAAGCGCGAATGCCGCCCCTGCCGCCACAGCGCCGCAAGGGCAGGCACGGCGGGCGGCACCGCCCTCCGTCAGGCATCCGGCGTCACGAAACACTTGCATTGCGCGGCGCGGCCCGCTTTGCTGACCGAAAGGCCCGCCCTTCTACGCCGCATCGAAGGGTGGAACGGTCCAACGGGTAACGCGGCGGATACGCACAATGACACTCTCCTTTCACCTGAACGGAGACCGGGTAGACCTTGACGGGATCGCCCCCACCACCACCCTTCTGGACTGGCTGCGGGAGACGCGCGGTCTGACCGGCACCAAGGAAGGCTGCAACGAGGGCGATTGCGGCGCCTGCACCGTGATGGTCGGCGACAACGACGGGCTGCGCGCGGTGAACGCCTGCATCCTGTTCCTGCCACAGCTGCACGGCAAATCGGTCACCACGGTCGAGGGGCTGGCCGCACCGGACGGCACCTTGCACCCGGTGCAACAGGCGATGGTGGATCACCACGGGTCGCAATGCGGGTTCTGCACGCCGGGATTCGTGATGTCGCTGGCCACGGCGCATCAGACCGGCGCGCGCGATCACGACGACACGCTGGCCGGCAACCTGTGCCGCTGCACCGGCTATGCGCCGATCATCCGCGCGGCGGAGGCGGCATTCGATCAGCCTGCCCCGCCGCATCTGGCCCGTGCCGATGACACGGCCGAGGGTGGCTTTGCCCTCGCCGGGGCAGCCCTGCCCGAAACGGCGGACGAATTGGCGGAATGGTACCTGGCGCATCCGCGCGGCACCCTGATCGGTGGCGCCACCGACCTGGGCCTGCACGTGACCAAACAGATGCGCGAACTGGGCGAGGTCGCCTTCCTGCACCGCTGCCGGGACCTGCAAGGGATCGACATCGGCTCCGACGGCATCCGCATCGGTGCCGGGGTCACGATCACCCGGATGATGCAGGCGCTGACGCCGCATTTTCCCGGCCTGTCCGACATGCTGCGCCGCTATGGCTCTACCCAGGTGCGCAACGCCGCGACGATCGGCGGCAACATTGCCAATGCCTCCCCCATCGGGGACGGGCCACCGGCGCTGATCGCCCTGGGCGCCACGCTGCATCTGCGGCGCGGCGATACGACCCGCGACCTGCCGCTTGAGGATTTCTTCCTCGACTATGGCAAGCAGGACCGGCAACCCGGCGAATTCGTCGCCGCGATCACCCTGCCCCGGCAGGACGACCGTCTGGAATGCTACAAGATTTCCAAGCGGTTCGATCAGGACATCTCGGCCCTGTGCGGCTGTTTCAACATCTCGGTGACCGATGGCAGCGTGACCGACGCCCGCATCGCCTTTGGCGGCATGGCCGCAATCCCGAAACGCGCCACGGCGGTAGAGGCGGCACTGACCGGCCAGCCCTGGACCGAAGACACGATCGCCGCCACCTGGGACGCCTGGGAGGAAGATTTCCAGCCGATCAGCGACATGCGCGCATCGGCCGCCTATCGGCTCGACGTGGCCCGCAATCTGCTGACCCGCTATTTCCTAGCCGATCTGGGCGCGCCCACAGACCTCGCGCAGGTGACGGCATGAGCGCACCGGGCACGCCCCCCTCCGTGATGAAAGCCCCCGTCGGCAGCCCCCTGCCCCATGACAGCGGCCGCCTGCACGTGACGGGCGCCGCGCGCTACGTCGATGACACGCCCCTGCCGGCCAACGCGCTGCACCTGTGTTTCGGCACCTCCCCCCATGCCAGCGGCGTGGTGGAGATGCTGGACCTGGACCCGGTGCGCGCCGCACCGGGCGTGGTGGCCGTGCTGACGGCGCAGGATCTGCCTTTTGCCAACGATGTTTCCCCCTCGGCCCATGACGAACCGCTGCTGGCCACCGGCACGGTGCATTACGCGGGCCAGCCGATCTTTGTCGTGGCGGCCACATCGCATCACGCGGCGCGGCGCGCGGCGGTGCGGGCCGGGCTTGGCATCGCCCAGACGCCCCCGATCCTGACCTACGAAGAGGCGATGGCCGCCGACAGCCGGTTCGAGGAAGGGCCGCGCATCTACACCAAGGGCGATCCCGCCACCGCCATCGACGCCGCCCCCCACGTGGTCGAAGGCCGGATCGACATGGGCGGGCAGGAGCATTTCTACCTGGAAGGCCAGGCCGCGCTGGCCCTGCCCCAGGAGGGCGGAGAGATGGTGATCGTCTCCTCCACCCAGCACCCGACGGAAATCCAGCACAAGGTCGCCGAGGCGCTTGGCCTGCCGATGCATTCCGTTCGCGTCGAAACCCGGCGCATGGGCGGCGGGTTCGGCGGCAAGGAAAGCCAGGGCAACGCGCTGGCCGTGGCCTGTGCCGTGATGGCCGCGCGCACCGGGCGTCCCTGCAAGATGCGCTATGACCGCGATGACGACATGATCATTACCGGCAAACGGCACGATTTCCGCATCGACTACCGCGCCGGGTTCGATGACACCGGGCGCATCGCGGGGGTGGAGTTCCTGCAACTGACGCGCTGCGGCTGGGCGCAGGATCTGTCCCTGCCGGTTGCCGACCGCGCAATGCTGCACAGCGACAATGCCTATCACCTGCCCCATGCCCGGATCGAAAGCCACCGGCTGAAGACCAACATGCAAAGCGCCACCGCCTATCGCGGCTTCGGCGGGCCGCAGGGGGTTCTGGGGATCGAACGGGTGATCGATCATATCGCCCATGCGCTGAACATGGATCCGCTGGCGGTGCGGCGGGTGAACTATTATGCCGACGCCGCGCGGGTGGCCGGCGCCCCGCCGCCGCCGGCGCCAGAGGCGCCAACGCATACCGCCTCTCTGATCGACGGCCCTGCCACCCCCGCCAGCGATGCGACATCGCGCGGCGCGGTGCAGGCCCTGCCCGCCGAAGGCGCTGTGGAAGCGGCATTGGACGCGGTGGCGGAGGAGGCGCAGACCACGCCCTACGGGATGGCTGTCACGGATTTCCTGCTGCATGGCCTGACCGACCGGCTGGTCGAAACCTCCGACTACGCCGCCCGCCGCGCGGCGGTGCAGGCCTGGAATGCCGCCAACCCCGTGATCAAGAAGGGTCTGGCGCTGAGCCCGGTGAAGTTCGGCATCTCCTTTACCCTGACCCACCTGAACCAGGCGGGTGCTCTGGTCCATGTCTATCAGGACGGATCCGTCCATCTGAACCACGGCGGCACGGAGATGGGGCAGGGCCTGTTCCAGAAGGTCGCCATGGTCGCGGCCAGCCGGTTCGGCCTGCCGGTGGACGCGGTGAAGATCACCGCGACCGACACCGCCAAGGTGCCCAATACCTCGGCCACCGCCGCGTCCTCCGGTTCGGATCTGAACGGAATGGCGGCGGCGGCGGCCTGCGACACGATACGCGACCGGATGGCTGACGTGCTGGGCCGGATCCACGATGTCGCACCGGGGGAGGTCCGCTTTGCCGATGGCAAGGTGCAGGCAGGGACGACCGAGATGACCTTTGCCCAGGCGGCGCTGCTGGCCTATGAAAACCGCGTCAGCCTGTCGGCCACCGGGTTTTACCGCACCCCCGACCTGGCCTGGGACCGGATCAAGGGTGCCGGGCGGCCGTTCTTCTACTTTGCCCATGGTGCGGCGGTGACAGAGGTCGCGCTGGACACGCTGACCGGGGAATACCGCATCCTGCGCGCGGATATCCTGCATGACGCGGGCGCGTCCCTGAACCCCGCGCTGGATATCGGCCAGGTCGAGGGCGGATATGTCCAGGGCGCCGGTTGGCTGACCTCGGAAGAACTGGTCTGGGACGAGGCAGGGCGGCTGAAGACCCACGCCCCCAGCACCTACAAGATACCCGCTTGCGGCGACCGCCCGCGCATCTTCAACGTGGATCTGTGGGATCAGCCGAACCCGGCGGCGACGATCTACCGCTCCAAGGCCGTGGGCGAACCGCCCTTCATGCTGGGCATCTCCGCCTTCCTGGCGCTGTCGGACGCTGTCGCCGCCTGTGGCAGCGCCTATCCCGCGCTGGACGCGCCCGCCACGCCCGAACGGGTGCTGGCCGCCGTGGCACGGGTGCGCGATGCGTGATCTCCCCGCCCTGCGTCAGGCCGTCGCCCGGTCCGGGCGCGCCCTGCGCGTCGTTGTGGCGGAGGTCCGAGGGTCGACCCCGCGGGAAGTCGGCGCGGCAATGATCGTGACAGCGCAGGAAGTGTCCGGAACAATCGGCGGCGGCACGCTGGAATTCGAAGCGATCGCCCGTGCTCGCCGTCTGCTGGCCGACTGCGCACCCGATACCGCGCAGGGCAGCACCCTGCCCCGGCACCTGCAACGCCGCGCCCTGGGTCCCGACCTGGGGCAATGCTGCGGCGGGGCGGTGGCGCTGTTCCACGAGGGTTGGGACGCCGCCGGACTGGCCGCGCTGGATGCAAGCGCGATGCAGATCCTTGCCCGTCCGGTAGCCGTGGCCCCCGACGGGACGCCTGACAGGGGCCCAGACGCCGCGCCGCCCTTCTCTGTCCGCCGCCTGCTGGCGCGGGCCCGTGCCACCGGCGCCCTGCCCCCGGCCCAGCTGCTGGATGGTTGGCTGATCGAACCGCTGACCCCGCCGGCGCAGCCGCTTTGGATCTGGGGCGCGGGCCATGTTGGCCGCGCGCTGGTGCAGGTTCTGGCCCCCTTGCCCGGCCTCGCGATCCACTGGGCCGATACCGGGCCGGAACGGTTCCCCAGCACGCTGCCCGACGGTGTGACCCCCCTGTCCGCCACCGATCTGCCCCGGCTGTCCGCCCATGCCCCGCCCGAGGCCGGGCACCTGGTGCTGACCTATTCCCACGCCATCGATCTGGCCCTGTGCGACGCGCTGCTGAGGCGCGGATTCTCCACCCTGGGTCTGATCGGATCGGCGACAAAGAAGGCGCGCTTTCACAAACGGTTGCGGCAAATGGGTCACGCTGATGCCGCGATATCGCGCATTGCCTGCCCGATCGGCGACCCGGCCTGTGGGAAACACCCGCAGGAGATTGCCGTCAGCGTCGCCGCCGGGCTACTAAGGGACAGGAACAGCCGGACGGCGCGCCAAGACGCCGCAAGGGAAGGGACGGGGTGACGGACAAACTTCTTTCGATCGCGGGCCTGACCAAGGCCTATCCCGGCGTCGTGGCCAATGACGACGTGACCTTCGATATCCACGCCGGCGAAGTCCACGCCCTGCTGGGCGAGAATGGCGCGGGCAAGTCAACGCTGGTCAAGATGATCTACGGGCTGGTGAAACCCGATTCCGGCCACATGATGCTGAACGGCACCGCCTTCGCCCCGGCAGAACCGAAGGCCGCACGCGCGGCGGGTGTGGCGATGGTGTTTCAACATTTCTCCCTGTTCGACGCGATGAACGTAGCCGAAAATATCGCTCTGGGGATGGCTGACCCGCCGCGCACCCGCGAGCTTGCCGACCGCATCCGCGAGGTCTCGGACCTCTACGGGCTGCCGCTGGACCCCTGGCGCGTAGTGGGCGATCTGTCGGCAGGCGAGCGCCAGCGTGTGGAGATCGTGCGCTGCCTGTTGCAGAACCCGCGCCTGCTGATCATGGACGAGCCGACTTCGGTTCTGACGCCGCAGGAGGTGGAGATCCTGTTTGCCACCCTGCGCAAGCTGAAGGCCGACGGCACGTCGATCCTGTATATCTCGCACAAGCTTGAGGAGATCCGCACCCTGTGTGACGAGGCGACGATCCTGCGGCTGGGCCGCAAGGTCGCGACCTGCACCCCGCGCGAGGTCACCGCCGCCCAGATGGCGGAATTGATGGTCGGCGCCGAATTGCACCGCCCGGAGCGGGAAGAAAAGGCCCCCGGCGAGGTTCGGCTGGAGCTGCGCGGGCTGAACGTCGCCTCCCCCGGTCAGTTCGGCACGTCGCTGAAAGACATTTCCCTGACCGTTCGCGCGGGCGAGGTTCTGGGCCTGGCCGGGGTTGCCGGCAATGGCCAGGACGAGGTTCTGGCCGCCCTCTCCGGCGAATTGCGCGCCGCCCCCGGCATGATCCGCCTGGACGGTGCGGAAATTGGCGCCGCCGGCCCCGGCACGCGGCGACGCTTGGGTCTGCTGACCGGTCCGGAGGAACGGTTGGGCCACGCCGCCGCCCCCGACATGAGCCTGACGGAAAACGCTCTTCTCACCGGTGCGGAGCGCGAGGGCCTGCTGACCCGTGGTTTTCTGAAATGGGGCAAGGCGGAAGATTTCGCCCGCCGCATCATCGAAAGGTTTGACGTGCGCACCCCCGGCACCGCCACGGCCGCGCGCGCGCTGTCGGGGG encodes the following:
- a CDS encoding ABC transporter ATP-binding protein; the encoded protein is MTDKLLSIAGLTKAYPGVVANDDVTFDIHAGEVHALLGENGAGKSTLVKMIYGLVKPDSGHMMLNGTAFAPAEPKAARAAGVAMVFQHFSLFDAMNVAENIALGMADPPRTRELADRIREVSDLYGLPLDPWRVVGDLSAGERQRVEIVRCLLQNPRLLIMDEPTSVLTPQEVEILFATLRKLKADGTSILYISHKLEEIRTLCDEATILRLGRKVATCTPREVTAAQMAELMVGAELHRPEREEKAPGEVRLELRGLNVASPGQFGTSLKDISLTVRAGEVLGLAGVAGNGQDEVLAALSGELRAAPGMIRLDGAEIGAAGPGTRRRLGLLTGPEERLGHAAAPDMSLTENALLTGAEREGLLTRGFLKWGKAEDFARRIIERFDVRTPGTATAARALSGGNLQKFVIGREVLQRPEVLVLNQPTWGVDAAAAATIRQAILDLAAGGTAVIVISQDLDELMEVSDRFAALNEGRLSDIRPARGLSMEEIGLMMGGAHGMEVAHV
- the xdhA gene encoding xanthine dehydrogenase small subunit; translation: MTLSFHLNGDRVDLDGIAPTTTLLDWLRETRGLTGTKEGCNEGDCGACTVMVGDNDGLRAVNACILFLPQLHGKSVTTVEGLAAPDGTLHPVQQAMVDHHGSQCGFCTPGFVMSLATAHQTGARDHDDTLAGNLCRCTGYAPIIRAAEAAFDQPAPPHLARADDTAEGGFALAGAALPETADELAEWYLAHPRGTLIGGATDLGLHVTKQMRELGEVAFLHRCRDLQGIDIGSDGIRIGAGVTITRMMQALTPHFPGLSDMLRRYGSTQVRNAATIGGNIANASPIGDGPPALIALGATLHLRRGDTTRDLPLEDFFLDYGKQDRQPGEFVAAITLPRQDDRLECYKISKRFDQDISALCGCFNISVTDGSVTDARIAFGGMAAIPKRATAVEAALTGQPWTEDTIAATWDAWEEDFQPISDMRASAAYRLDVARNLLTRYFLADLGAPTDLAQVTA
- the xdhC gene encoding xanthine dehydrogenase accessory protein XdhC, encoding MRDLPALRQAVARSGRALRVVVAEVRGSTPREVGAAMIVTAQEVSGTIGGGTLEFEAIARARRLLADCAPDTAQGSTLPRHLQRRALGPDLGQCCGGAVALFHEGWDAAGLAALDASAMQILARPVAVAPDGTPDRGPDAAPPFSVRRLLARARATGALPPAQLLDGWLIEPLTPPAQPLWIWGAGHVGRALVQVLAPLPGLAIHWADTGPERFPSTLPDGVTPLSATDLPRLSAHAPPEAGHLVLTYSHAIDLALCDALLRRGFSTLGLIGSATKKARFHKRLRQMGHADAAISRIACPIGDPACGKHPQEIAVSVAAGLLRDRNSRTARQDAAREGTG
- the xdhB gene encoding xanthine dehydrogenase molybdopterin binding subunit, with protein sequence MSAPGTPPSVMKAPVGSPLPHDSGRLHVTGAARYVDDTPLPANALHLCFGTSPHASGVVEMLDLDPVRAAPGVVAVLTAQDLPFANDVSPSAHDEPLLATGTVHYAGQPIFVVAATSHHAARRAAVRAGLGIAQTPPILTYEEAMAADSRFEEGPRIYTKGDPATAIDAAPHVVEGRIDMGGQEHFYLEGQAALALPQEGGEMVIVSSTQHPTEIQHKVAEALGLPMHSVRVETRRMGGGFGGKESQGNALAVACAVMAARTGRPCKMRYDRDDDMIITGKRHDFRIDYRAGFDDTGRIAGVEFLQLTRCGWAQDLSLPVADRAMLHSDNAYHLPHARIESHRLKTNMQSATAYRGFGGPQGVLGIERVIDHIAHALNMDPLAVRRVNYYADAARVAGAPPPPAPEAPTHTASLIDGPATPASDATSRGAVQALPAEGAVEAALDAVAEEAQTTPYGMAVTDFLLHGLTDRLVETSDYAARRAAVQAWNAANPVIKKGLALSPVKFGISFTLTHLNQAGALVHVYQDGSVHLNHGGTEMGQGLFQKVAMVAASRFGLPVDAVKITATDTAKVPNTSATAASSGSDLNGMAAAAACDTIRDRMADVLGRIHDVAPGEVRFADGKVQAGTTEMTFAQAALLAYENRVSLSATGFYRTPDLAWDRIKGAGRPFFYFAHGAAVTEVALDTLTGEYRILRADILHDAGASLNPALDIGQVEGGYVQGAGWLTSEELVWDEAGRLKTHAPSTYKIPACGDRPRIFNVDLWDQPNPAATIYRSKAVGEPPFMLGISAFLALSDAVAACGSAYPALDAPATPERVLAAVARVRDA